The Streptomyces sp. NBC_01244 genome contains a region encoding:
- a CDS encoding HAD family hydrolase, with the protein MSAPHAVVFDTDGVLLDSARLHAAAWKTAFDSCLDAWATSGHGRQPPFDADREYRQWVDGKPRLDGASSFLNSRGIDLPTGSPDGAPGDDTVWAVAARKEAAFVSTLRSGAVHAFTDVAPALARLRAHGVCCAAVSASRHARPLLGSASLLGCFDAVVDGTDAADLGLAGKPDPALFLEAAGRLGMDPTRCAVVEDALAGVEAGRRGHFGLVIGLDRTKNPDTARALRERGADLVAAELLTVSDLVCGARP; encoded by the coding sequence GTGAGCGCCCCGCATGCCGTCGTGTTCGACACGGACGGGGTACTGCTCGATTCGGCGCGGCTGCACGCCGCGGCCTGGAAGACTGCCTTCGACAGCTGTCTGGACGCCTGGGCCACGTCCGGGCACGGGCGGCAGCCTCCCTTCGACGCGGACCGTGAGTACCGTCAGTGGGTCGACGGCAAGCCCCGGCTGGACGGGGCGAGTTCCTTCCTGAACTCCCGTGGCATCGACCTGCCGACCGGCAGCCCCGACGGTGCACCAGGCGACGACACGGTCTGGGCGGTGGCCGCGCGCAAGGAGGCGGCGTTCGTAAGCACGTTGCGGTCCGGGGCCGTCCATGCCTTCACCGACGTCGCTCCGGCGCTCGCTCGGCTGCGGGCGCACGGCGTGTGCTGTGCCGCCGTATCGGCCTCCCGGCATGCCCGGCCGCTTCTCGGATCAGCCTCCCTTCTGGGCTGCTTCGACGCTGTGGTGGATGGTACGGACGCTGCCGACCTGGGGCTCGCGGGCAAGCCGGACCCCGCTCTGTTCCTCGAAGCGGCCGGACGGCTCGGGATGGACCCCACTCGCTGTGCGGTGGTGGAAGACGCCCTCGCAGGTGTCGAAGCAGGCCGACGCGGCCACTTCGGCCTCGTCATCGGCCTCGACCGGACGAAGAACCCCGACACGGCACGGGCACTACGGGAACGCGGGGCGGACCTGGTCGCCGCCGAACTCCTCACGGTCTCCGACCTCGTCTGCGGGGCACGACCGTGA
- a CDS encoding helix-turn-helix domain-containing protein, with amino-acid sequence MGETTADASPIKVPAARGDFGRRVSARRVELGLTREELGERCGAAASYIAYVEERAAAPSMGMLVGLADGLGTTVAELTGRTTDSPPGMGTAMRGSASTVLSEAECLRLLSTHGIGRVGFSGMEGLAVFPVNYVVVGNEIAFRTAADSRIAEASGTEVAFEVDHIDDVMREGWSVMAVGEVSGVTDGERVSHLYSVARSLPWAGGPRTHWMSITPTRMTGRRVGSG; translated from the coding sequence ATGGGAGAGACCACAGCAGATGCGTCCCCGATCAAGGTTCCGGCTGCCCGTGGTGACTTCGGACGACGCGTGAGCGCCCGCCGCGTAGAGCTGGGCCTCACGCGTGAAGAACTCGGGGAGCGCTGCGGGGCCGCCGCGTCGTACATCGCCTACGTGGAGGAGCGGGCGGCGGCGCCCAGCATGGGCATGCTCGTGGGTCTCGCGGACGGGCTGGGGACCACCGTTGCCGAGCTGACAGGGAGAACGACCGACAGTCCCCCCGGCATGGGGACCGCAATGCGCGGTTCCGCGTCGACGGTGCTGAGCGAGGCCGAGTGCCTCCGCCTGCTCTCCACCCACGGCATCGGCCGGGTCGGGTTCTCCGGCATGGAAGGACTCGCCGTCTTCCCCGTCAACTATGTCGTCGTGGGAAACGAGATCGCGTTCCGCACGGCGGCCGACTCGCGGATCGCCGAGGCATCCGGGACCGAGGTCGCCTTCGAGGTGGACCACATCGACGACGTGATGCGAGAGGGCTGGAGCGTCATGGCCGTCGGCGAGGTGTCCGGTGTCACGGACGGGGAGCGGGTCAGCCACCTGTATTCGGTCGCCCGCTCGCTTCCCTGGGCCGGCGGACCCCGTACGCACTGGATGTCCATTACCCCCACCAGGATGACCGGCCGACGCGTGGGATCCGGGTGA
- a CDS encoding DUF1003 domain-containing protein has product MNATEDEARHHPVVVAHRTSQAAGVQSRIADAITKFAGSMPFVYLHAIGFALWMLFVEANPWPMLTLAVSLEAIFLSTFVMIGQNRQAAFQQAKADHDFVEQELELKTNTELTRAIHAMTTELHRRLVPEADSGPEGFPTVSSPWTR; this is encoded by the coding sequence GTGAACGCAACCGAGGACGAGGCGCGGCACCATCCGGTTGTCGTCGCACACCGCACGAGTCAGGCCGCCGGTGTCCAGTCGCGCATCGCTGACGCGATCACGAAGTTCGCCGGCTCCATGCCGTTCGTCTATCTCCACGCGATCGGCTTCGCCCTCTGGATGCTGTTCGTGGAGGCGAATCCCTGGCCGATGCTGACGCTCGCCGTCTCCCTGGAGGCGATCTTCCTGTCGACGTTCGTGATGATCGGGCAGAACCGGCAGGCAGCGTTCCAACAGGCGAAGGCCGACCACGATTTCGTCGAGCAGGAGCTGGAACTCAAGACCAATACGGAACTGACCCGTGCCATCCACGCGATGACCACGGAACTTCACCGCCGACTGGTTCCGGAAGCGGACAGCGGTCCTGAGGGTTTCCCAACGGTTTCCTCCCCGTGGACCAGGTAG
- a CDS encoding phosphoketolase family protein, with product MTTTYRITELDAHWRAANYLALGQIYLMDNPLLAEPLRPEHIKPRLLGHWGTAPGLNLVHTHLNRVIKERSLKALCVWGPGHGGAAVLANSWLEGTYSETYPDIGRDADGMRRLFRQFSFPGGVPSHVAPETPGSVHEGGELGYSLAHAYGAAFDHPGLLVACVIGDGEAETGPLAASWHSNKFLDPVHDGAVLPILHLNGYKIANPTVLSRIPEQELDALLRGYGHEPLYVSGSDPALVHPAMAGAMDRALDRIHALQREARAAGTDPGAERAPWPMIVLRTPKGWTGPATVDGQPVEGTWRAHQVPLAGVRENPEHLRQLESWMRSYRPEELFDAEGRPVSSVLACVPEGERRLGASPYANGGRLLRSLPLPALDAWAVPVEKPGSTLHEPTRVLGRYLAQVMRDTAGRRDFRVVGPDETASNHLDDLYDVTGKAWQDMTEPTDQNLSRDGRVMEILSEHVCQGWLEGYLLTGRHGLFSTYEAFAHIVDSMVGQHIKWLKSARELSWRAPVASLNYLLTSHVWRQDSNGFSHQDPGFVDHVLNKSPEVVRVYLPPDANTLLAVADHALRSRDQVNVIVAGKQPCFDWLPIGEARAHVARGAGVWEWAGTDHGSCEPDVVLACAGDVPTMEVLAASALLREHLPSLAVRVVNVVDIARLMPHEEHPHGMTDTEYNALFTTDKPVVFAYHGYPWLIHRLAYRRTGHAQLHVRGYKESGTTTTPFDMVVRNDLDRYRLVMDVIDRVPGLAGRAAALRQTMCDERIRHHDWIRAHGTDLPEVADWSWPY from the coding sequence ATGACCACCACGTACCGGATCACGGAGCTGGACGCGCACTGGCGTGCCGCGAACTACCTGGCCCTCGGCCAGATCTACCTCATGGACAACCCGCTGCTCGCCGAGCCGCTGCGGCCGGAGCACATCAAGCCGCGGCTGCTCGGCCACTGGGGCACCGCCCCCGGCCTGAACCTCGTCCACACCCACCTGAACCGGGTGATCAAGGAGCGTTCCCTGAAGGCCCTGTGCGTCTGGGGACCCGGCCACGGAGGGGCGGCCGTCCTCGCCAACTCCTGGCTGGAGGGCACGTACAGCGAGACCTATCCGGACATCGGCCGGGACGCGGACGGGATGCGCAGGCTGTTCCGCCAGTTCTCCTTCCCCGGCGGCGTGCCGAGTCACGTCGCGCCGGAGACGCCGGGCTCCGTCCACGAGGGCGGTGAGCTCGGCTACTCGCTGGCCCACGCGTACGGGGCCGCCTTCGACCATCCCGGCCTGCTGGTGGCCTGCGTCATCGGCGACGGCGAGGCGGAGACGGGGCCGCTGGCCGCCTCCTGGCACTCGAACAAGTTCCTGGACCCGGTCCACGACGGCGCCGTCCTGCCGATCCTGCACCTCAACGGATACAAGATCGCGAATCCGACCGTGCTGTCGCGGATCCCGGAGCAGGAGCTCGACGCACTGCTGCGCGGCTACGGGCACGAGCCCCTCTACGTCTCCGGCAGCGACCCCGCCCTCGTCCACCCCGCCATGGCCGGAGCCATGGACCGGGCCCTCGACCGTATCCACGCCCTCCAGCGGGAAGCCCGGGCCGCGGGCACGGATCCGGGCGCTGAGCGTGCGCCCTGGCCGATGATCGTCCTGCGGACTCCCAAGGGCTGGACGGGTCCCGCGACCGTCGACGGGCAACCCGTCGAAGGCACCTGGCGCGCACACCAGGTGCCGCTCGCAGGGGTGCGCGAGAACCCCGAACACCTGAGGCAGTTGGAGAGCTGGATGCGTTCCTACCGGCCGGAGGAGCTCTTCGACGCCGAGGGCCGCCCCGTCTCCTCCGTACTGGCCTGCGTGCCGGAGGGGGAGCGCCGGCTGGGGGCGAGCCCGTACGCCAACGGCGGCCGGCTGCTGCGCTCGCTCCCGCTCCCCGCCCTCGACGCGTGGGCCGTCCCCGTGGAGAAGCCCGGAAGCACCCTGCACGAGCCGACCCGCGTCCTGGGCCGCTACCTCGCGCAGGTCATGAGGGACACCGCCGGACGGCGGGACTTCCGGGTCGTGGGGCCGGACGAGACGGCGAGCAACCACCTCGACGACCTGTACGACGTCACCGGCAAAGCCTGGCAGGACATGACGGAACCCACCGATCAGAACCTGTCCCGCGACGGCCGGGTCATGGAGATCCTCTCCGAGCACGTGTGCCAGGGCTGGCTGGAGGGGTACCTCCTCACCGGCCGCCACGGACTGTTCTCCACGTACGAGGCCTTCGCCCACATCGTCGACTCCATGGTCGGCCAGCACATCAAATGGCTCAAGAGCGCCCGCGAGCTGAGCTGGCGCGCGCCCGTCGCCTCCCTCAACTACCTGCTCACCTCGCACGTCTGGCGCCAGGACAGCAACGGCTTCTCCCACCAGGACCCCGGCTTCGTCGACCACGTCCTCAACAAGAGCCCCGAGGTCGTACGGGTCTACCTGCCGCCGGACGCCAACACCCTCCTCGCGGTGGCCGATCACGCGCTGCGCAGCCGTGACCAGGTGAACGTGATCGTCGCGGGCAAGCAGCCCTGCTTCGACTGGCTGCCCATCGGGGAGGCCCGCGCGCACGTGGCTCGCGGCGCGGGCGTCTGGGAGTGGGCGGGGACCGATCACGGCTCCTGCGAGCCGGACGTCGTGCTCGCCTGCGCCGGCGACGTGCCCACCATGGAGGTCCTGGCCGCCTCGGCCCTGCTCCGCGAGCACCTCCCCTCGCTGGCCGTCCGGGTCGTCAACGTCGTCGACATCGCCCGGCTGATGCCCCACGAGGAACACCCGCACGGCATGACCGACACCGAGTACAACGCCCTCTTCACCACCGACAAGCCGGTGGTCTTCGCCTACCACGGCTATCCGTGGCTCATCCACCGTCTCGCCTACCGCCGGACCGGCCACGCCCAGCTGCACGTCCGCGGCTACAAGGAGTCCGGGACCACGACCACCCCCTTCGACATGGTCGTACGCAACGACCTCGACCGGTACCGGCTCGTCATGGACGTCATCGACCGCGTCCCAGGCCTCGCCGGTCGCGCGGCGGCCCTGCGCCAGACCATGTGCGACGAGCGGATCCGCCACCACGACTGGATCCGCGCCCACGGAACCGACCTGCCGGAGGTCGCCGACTGGTCCTGGCCCTACTGA
- a CDS encoding Crp/Fnr family transcriptional regulator yields the protein MSTSSPHRLTSSPIRFDHALSPAHCGSLLALAHEANFDADARLFNQGGHADRFWVVRSGSVGMDVHVPGRQAAVVETAGPGELVGWSWLFRPYTWHFGAEAMTPVRTDEFDAAAVRALMDSDPALTSAMWQWVGQVLAHRLVSARVRLLDLYAPHGSGSLI from the coding sequence ATGAGCACCTCTTCCCCCCACCGGCTCACCTCCTCCCCCATCCGCTTCGACCACGCCCTCTCCCCGGCGCACTGCGGCAGTCTGCTGGCCCTGGCCCACGAGGCGAACTTCGACGCCGACGCGCGACTGTTCAACCAGGGCGGGCACGCCGACCGGTTCTGGGTCGTCCGGTCGGGCAGCGTCGGCATGGACGTGCACGTACCCGGCAGGCAGGCCGCGGTGGTCGAGACAGCCGGCCCGGGCGAGCTCGTCGGGTGGTCCTGGCTGTTCCGTCCCTACACCTGGCACTTCGGCGCCGAGGCCATGACGCCGGTGCGCACCGACGAGTTCGACGCCGCCGCCGTACGGGCGCTGATGGACTCCGATCCCGCACTCACCTCCGCCATGTGGCAATGGGTGGGGCAGGTGCTCGCCCACCGGCTCGTCTCCGCCCGGGTCCGGCTCCTCGACCTGTACGCACCCCACGGCAGCGGAAGCCTCATCTGA
- a CDS encoding response regulator transcription factor, translating into MSDAPAAAPAPIRVFLLDDHEVVRRGLHDLLDSEPDIEVVGEAATATQALARGPALRPDVAVLDVRLPDSDGISVCRELRSRMPDLACLMLTSFDDEDALLDAIMAGAAGYVLKQIKGSDLVAAIRTVATGQSMLDPATTARLMSSLRDPTAGKPPGDKRLTVLSERERAVLELIGEGLTNRQIGKRLFLSEKTVKNHISRLLAKLGVERRVQAAVIAAEVREHDETGR; encoded by the coding sequence ATGTCCGATGCACCAGCTGCCGCCCCGGCGCCCATCCGGGTGTTCCTCCTCGACGATCACGAGGTCGTCCGGCGCGGACTGCACGACCTGCTGGACTCCGAGCCGGACATCGAGGTGGTGGGTGAGGCGGCGACGGCCACGCAGGCCCTGGCCCGAGGGCCGGCACTGCGGCCCGACGTCGCGGTGCTCGACGTACGGCTGCCCGACAGCGACGGCATCAGCGTCTGCCGCGAGCTGCGCTCGCGCATGCCGGATCTCGCCTGCCTCATGCTGACGTCCTTCGACGACGAGGACGCCCTGCTCGACGCCATCATGGCGGGCGCGGCCGGGTACGTACTGAAGCAGATCAAGGGCTCGGACCTGGTCGCCGCCATTCGGACGGTGGCGACGGGCCAGTCGATGCTCGACCCCGCGACGACGGCCCGTCTGATGAGTTCGCTCCGGGACCCGACCGCCGGGAAGCCGCCCGGAGACAAGCGACTGACGGTGCTCTCCGAGCGCGAGCGAGCCGTACTCGAACTGATCGGCGAAGGCCTCACCAACCGTCAGATCGGAAAAAGGCTCTTCCTGTCCGAGAAGACGGTCAAGAACCACATCTCACGGCTGCTCGCCAAGCTGGGCGTCGAACGCCGGGTGCAGGCCGCCGTCATCGCCGCCGAGGTGCGCGAGCACGACGAGACCGGCCGCTAA
- a CDS encoding sensor histidine kinase, translating to MVGDDRDASASRIPQPRLDALQAQITDARDTRDRLTGLLEAVMSLGQGQGLDLAQVLRGIVEAAVVLVDAEYGALGVVGDDEKLAEFLPVGISDQLRARIGALPTGHGLLGELIRHPRPLRLGDLSEHAASAGFPEHHPPMRSFLGVPIRVRDEVFGNLYLTEKRDGRGFDAEDEGVLSTLAVAAGVAVDNARLYEEVRLRERWLAASSDFTSALLSGSSEIEVLEGMLERARDIISAEMCVFYQVGPGGELRGSLALGEGAEAHRGIVLPGSEGILAAVILARDGLITLTDMATDARAAAQPDTWTGFGPAVAVTVGTRAKLRGVLMLARRTGRQAFAAAEVAPLPGFAGQAALALELADRRRDSEQVSLLADRDRIARDLHDLAIQRLFATGMTLQSAQRFVEHPEASERLSRSIDDLDETIKIIRSTIFGLRDHEGAGRTPRLRVRAVRALGEAAALLGFAPALRMEGLIDTDVPVPVADDVVAVLGEALTNVARHAGAARAEVGIVLADGVLAVTVSDDGVGVTDGGRRSGLRNLAERAEARGGGLSVSPGPDGGGTRLDWRIPIGPTR from the coding sequence ATGGTCGGGGACGATCGAGACGCGTCGGCGAGCCGGATTCCGCAGCCGAGGCTGGACGCGCTCCAGGCACAGATCACCGACGCGCGGGATACCCGTGACCGGCTGACGGGCCTGCTCGAGGCGGTCATGTCGCTGGGGCAGGGGCAGGGGCTGGACCTGGCCCAGGTGCTGCGCGGCATCGTAGAGGCCGCAGTGGTCCTCGTGGACGCGGAGTACGGTGCGCTGGGCGTGGTGGGGGACGACGAGAAACTCGCCGAGTTCCTCCCGGTGGGCATCAGCGACCAGCTCCGGGCGCGGATCGGGGCCCTGCCCACCGGACACGGACTGCTGGGCGAGCTGATCAGGCACCCGCGGCCACTGCGCCTGGGAGATCTCTCGGAGCACGCGGCCTCCGCCGGGTTTCCGGAGCACCACCCGCCGATGCGTTCCTTCCTCGGCGTACCGATCCGGGTCCGGGACGAGGTGTTCGGCAATCTCTACCTGACGGAGAAGCGGGACGGGAGGGGCTTCGACGCGGAGGACGAGGGGGTCTTGTCCACCCTCGCGGTTGCCGCCGGCGTCGCCGTGGACAACGCCCGTCTGTACGAGGAGGTCCGGCTCCGGGAGCGCTGGCTGGCGGCCAGCTCCGATTTCACGAGCGCGCTGCTGTCCGGCTCCTCCGAGATAGAGGTGCTGGAAGGCATGCTGGAGCGGGCCCGGGACATCATCTCGGCCGAGATGTGCGTCTTCTACCAGGTGGGGCCCGGCGGCGAGCTGCGCGGCTCGCTGGCCCTGGGGGAGGGCGCCGAAGCGCACCGCGGGATCGTGCTGCCCGGCAGCGAGGGGATCCTGGCCGCCGTCATCCTGGCACGGGACGGACTGATCACCTTGACCGATATGGCCACCGATGCCCGGGCCGCGGCGCAGCCGGACACGTGGACGGGCTTCGGGCCGGCCGTGGCGGTCACGGTGGGCACCAGGGCGAAGCTGCGGGGAGTGCTGATGCTGGCACGGCGTACGGGGCGGCAGGCCTTCGCCGCGGCCGAGGTCGCGCCCCTGCCCGGCTTCGCGGGGCAGGCGGCCCTCGCGCTGGAGCTGGCCGACCGGCGCCGGGACAGTGAGCAGGTGAGCCTGTTGGCGGACCGCGACCGGATCGCCCGGGATCTGCACGATCTCGCGATCCAGCGGCTCTTCGCCACGGGAATGACCTTGCAGAGCGCCCAGCGCTTCGTGGAGCACCCAGAGGCTTCCGAGAGGCTGAGCCGGTCGATCGACGACCTGGACGAGACGATCAAGATCATCCGGTCGACGATCTTCGGACTCCGCGACCACGAAGGGGCGGGCCGTACCCCGAGACTCCGGGTCCGTGCGGTTCGGGCCTTGGGTGAGGCGGCGGCGCTGCTCGGTTTCGCGCCCGCCCTGCGCATGGAGGGGCTGATCGACACCGATGTGCCGGTGCCGGTCGCCGACGACGTGGTAGCCGTGCTCGGCGAGGCCCTGACCAACGTGGCCCGCCATGCGGGAGCGGCGCGGGCGGAGGTCGGGATCGTCCTGGCGGACGGCGTGCTGGCCGTGACGGTGAGTGACGACGGTGTGGGCGTCACGGACGGTGGCCGTCGGAGCGGTCTGCGCAACCTCGCGGAGCGCGCCGAGGCCCGCGGGGGAGGGCTGTCCGTCTCGCCGGGCCCGGATGGTGGTGGAACCCGTCTGGACTGGCGGATCCCGATCGGACCCACCCGGTGA
- a CDS encoding universal stress protein: protein MGIDSAGGRLLPPPPGQPRRHTVATSGSVWSWPRALAPRHRAAQCRTAGQRGGPRRARGLGTERHPETDWPHAEREAAGRAQEYPEVKLAHEVLTGHPVECLAEAAEHAPALVVGRRGRGDYTGIRLGSVVHGLLHRAHCPVITVPGG, encoded by the coding sequence GTGGGGATCGATTCCGCCGGAGGGCGACTCCTGCCCCCCCCGCCTGGGCAGCCGAGGAGGCACACCGTCGCAACGTCCGGCTCCGTGTGGTCCTGGCCGCGCGCCCTCGCCCCACGACACCGCGCAGCACAATGCCGTACGGCAGGCCAGCGCGGAGGCCCTCGAAGAGCCCGCGGTCTGGGCACTGAGCGCCACCCTGAGACGGATTGGCCGCATGCTGAGCGAGAGGCGGCAGGCCGGGCGCAGGAGTACCCGGAGGTCAAGCTCGCCCACGAGGTGCTGACCGGACACCCGGTGGAGTGCCTCGCCGAGGCGGCTGAGCACGCACCGGCCCTGGTCGTGGGCCGGCGGGGCAGGGGCGACTACACGGGCATCCGGCTCGGATCGGTCGTCCACGGGCTGCTGCACCGGGCGCACTGCCCAGTGATCACTGTCCCCGGCGGGTGA
- a CDS encoding universal stress protein, with product MEGSTPHRPDLGAVVVGVDGSDTALTAAFWAAAEAARRNSALHIFYAADTADGIFYLSPEIIAGVHTEGRDLLELTAAQVSERFPTLHVTTEYSRRDPVSGLHRVGAKYGTTVVGHRGLGGFESLMLGSVGLRVAAAATTPVIVVRGGADLAENGVVLAAVRDECDFESARRAAREAELRKATLRLLTVWNIVQYAGTVVTMLDDVNEFAGRHVRGLKSVADRVHDEFPALPVNADAEKGVSVASVLVEASRHADLLVMGGRRSPGYFGPTLGRTTHSLLHHSHCPVELIPRHDQARGSDAS from the coding sequence ATGGAAGGCTCCACCCCACACCGTCCCGACCTCGGCGCGGTGGTCGTCGGCGTCGACGGATCAGACACCGCGCTGACAGCGGCATTCTGGGCCGCCGCCGAGGCAGCCCGACGCAACAGCGCCCTTCACATCTTCTACGCGGCCGACACCGCCGACGGGATCTTCTACCTGTCGCCGGAGATCATCGCAGGCGTCCACACGGAGGGCCGTGACCTGTTGGAGCTTACGGCCGCTCAGGTCTCGGAGCGATTCCCGACCCTCCACGTCACTACGGAGTACAGCCGCCGGGACCCCGTCTCCGGTCTGCACCGAGTGGGGGCGAAGTACGGCACGACTGTGGTCGGTCACCGCGGGCTGGGTGGCTTCGAGTCGCTGATGCTGGGTTCGGTCGGTCTGAGGGTCGCGGCAGCCGCTACGACCCCGGTGATCGTGGTGCGCGGCGGCGCGGACCTCGCTGAGAACGGCGTGGTGCTGGCCGCGGTTCGGGACGAGTGCGACTTCGAAAGCGCGCGACGTGCCGCCCGCGAAGCAGAGCTGCGCAAAGCAACGCTGCGCCTGCTGACCGTGTGGAACATAGTCCAGTACGCCGGAACCGTCGTCACCATGCTCGACGACGTCAACGAATTCGCCGGCCGCCATGTCCGCGGTCTGAAGTCCGTCGCCGACCGCGTACACGACGAGTTCCCGGCGTTGCCGGTGAACGCCGATGCCGAAAAGGGCGTGTCGGTGGCTTCCGTACTGGTCGAGGCATCACGCCATGCGGACCTGCTCGTCATGGGAGGGCGGCGATCACCCGGGTACTTCGGGCCCACCCTGGGACGTACGACGCACAGTCTCCTGCACCACTCGCACTGCCCCGTGGAGCTCATTCCGCGGCACGATCAGGCGCGGGGGAGTGACGCGTCATGA
- a CDS encoding CBS domain-containing protein — protein sequence MKHAKVGFLMTDEVISVLGRTPSADVAALLVEHDISGMPVLDADERVLGVISRTDLLVQDHLTAQDLMTAPAVTVHAEQTVTEAARLITRRGVTRLPVVDEEDRLVGIVTRRDLLRVFLRPDHEIHRVLVEDVLSDTMGIGADAVSVGVVDGVVTLDGRLPRSSQIPVALRLAGQLDGVVAVIDRLTAHSNDTRTRTAPPDRGAEDVRR from the coding sequence ATGAAGCACGCCAAGGTCGGCTTCCTGATGACCGACGAGGTCATCTCGGTCCTCGGGAGGACTCCGTCCGCGGACGTGGCCGCGCTGCTCGTCGAACACGACATCAGCGGCATGCCCGTCCTGGACGCGGACGAGCGCGTCCTAGGGGTCATTTCGCGGACCGATCTGCTCGTCCAAGACCACCTCACCGCTCAAGACCTGATGACCGCGCCGGCTGTCACGGTCCACGCCGAACAGACCGTCACCGAGGCCGCCCGCCTCATTACCCGACGCGGGGTGACGCGGCTGCCGGTCGTCGACGAGGAGGACCGCCTGGTCGGCATCGTGACCCGCCGGGACCTGCTCCGCGTGTTTCTGCGCCCGGACCACGAGATACACCGGGTGCTGGTCGAGGACGTGCTGTCGGACACGATGGGCATCGGTGCCGATGCCGTGAGCGTGGGTGTCGTGGACGGGGTCGTCACCTTGGACGGCCGACTGCCCAGGAGCAGCCAGATTCCCGTCGCGCTCCGGCTCGCCGGACAGTTGGACGGTGTGGTCGCGGTCATCGACCGGCTCACGGCCCACTCCAACGACACCCGTACCCGCACCGCTCCGCCGGACCGCGGCGCCGAAGACGTTCGCCGCTGA
- a CDS encoding slipin family protein codes for MEVLIFALIALAVVALIGLTMALKIVKQYEQGVLFRFGRLIGTRAPGLRVIVPFADVLHRVSLRIVTMPIQSQGIITRDNVSVDVSAVAYFRVVDAVKSVIAIENVGAAINQIAQTTLRKVVGQHTLDETLSETDRINLDIREILDVTTAEWGVEVTLVELKDIQLPDSMKRAMARQAEAEREKRAKIINAEGESMAAAALGDASDTMMAHPLALQLRNLQSLVEIGVDKNTTVVFPAPLMSTIGELGAFLARETAAATLQTPRAPEITTPLPSPSPPNGARAVKSM; via the coding sequence ATGGAAGTCCTGATCTTCGCCCTGATCGCCCTGGCCGTGGTCGCCCTGATAGGGCTGACCATGGCCCTGAAGATCGTCAAGCAGTACGAGCAGGGCGTGCTGTTCCGCTTCGGCCGGCTCATCGGGACCCGCGCGCCGGGCCTGCGGGTCATCGTGCCGTTCGCGGACGTCCTGCACCGGGTGTCCTTGCGGATCGTCACCATGCCCATCCAGTCCCAGGGCATCATCACCCGGGACAACGTCAGCGTCGACGTCTCCGCGGTCGCCTACTTCCGCGTCGTCGACGCCGTGAAGTCGGTCATCGCGATCGAGAACGTGGGCGCGGCCATCAACCAGATCGCACAGACCACCCTGCGCAAGGTCGTCGGCCAGCACACCCTCGACGAAACCCTCTCGGAGACCGACCGCATCAACCTCGACATCCGCGAGATCCTCGACGTCACCACCGCCGAATGGGGCGTTGAGGTCACCCTCGTCGAACTGAAGGACATCCAGCTGCCCGACAGCATGAAGCGCGCGATGGCCCGCCAGGCCGAGGCCGAACGGGAGAAGAGGGCCAAAATCATCAACGCCGAGGGCGAATCGATGGCCGCCGCCGCGCTCGGCGACGCCTCCGACACCATGATGGCCCACCCCCTCGCCCTGCAACTGCGCAACCTGCAGAGCCTCGTGGAGATCGGCGTCGACAAGAACACCACAGTGGTCTTCCCCGCACCGCTCATGAGCACCATCGGCGAACTCGGCGCCTTCCTCGCCCGCGAGACCGCGGCCGCGACGCTCCAGACGCCGCGTGCGCCGGAGATCACCACGCCGCTCCCCAGCCCGTCCCCGCCGAACGGAGCGCGAGCGGTCAAGAGCATGTGA